From Rhinopithecus roxellana isolate Shanxi Qingling chromosome 17, ASM756505v1, whole genome shotgun sequence, one genomic window encodes:
- the SULT1C4 gene encoding sulfotransferase 1C4 — protein sequence MEDFTFDGTKRLSVDYVKGILQPTVTCDIWDEIWNFQAKPDDLLISTYPKAGTTWTQEIVELIQNEGDVEKSKEAPTHQRFPFLEWKIPSLGSGLEQAHAMPSPRILKTHLPFHLLPPSFLEKNCKIIYVARNPKDNMVSYYHFQRMNKALPDPGTWEEYFETFLAGKVCWGSWHEHVKGWWEAKDKHRILYLFYEDMNKNPKHEVQKLTEFIEKKLDDKVLDKIVHYTSFDVMKQNPMANYSSIPAEIMDHSISPFMRKGAVGDWKKHFTVAQNERFDEDYKKKMADTRLTFHFQF from the exons ATGGAGGATTTTACATTTGATGGAACAAAGCGCTTAAGTGTCGACTACGTGAAGGGAATTCTTCAACCCACAGTCACCTGTGACATCTGGGATGAGATCTGGAACTTCCAAGCCAAGCCTGATGACCTGCTTATTTCTACCTATCCTAAAGCAG GAACAACATGGACACAGGAGATAGTGGAATTAATACAAAATGAAGGTGATGTGGAGAAAAGTAAAGAGGCACCAACTCATCAACGATTTCCTTTCCTCGAATGGAAAATCCCATCCTTAGGATCTG GTTTGGAACAAGCTCATGCAATGCCCTCACCACGGATCCTGAAAACACATCTTCCTTTTCACTTGCTGCCACCATCCTTCCTAGAGAAAAACTGTAAG ATAATCTATGTAGCAAGAAATCCCAAGGACAACATGGTGTCCTATTACCATTTCCAAAGAATGAATAAAGCACTTCCTGATCCAGGAACATGGGAAGAGTATTTTGAGACTTTTCTGGCTGGGAAAG TGTGCTGGGGCTCCTGGCATGAACATGTGAAAGGATGGTGGGAAGCCAAAGACAAACACCGTATTCTCTACCTCTTCTATGAGGACATGAACAAG AACCCAAAGCATGAAGTTCAGAAGCTAACAGAATTTATTGAGAAGAAACTAGATGACAAAGTTCTAGATAAAATTGTCCATTACACTTCATTTGATGTTATGAAACAGAATCCAATGGCAAACTATTCATCGATTCCTGCTGAAATCATGGACCACTCCATTTCTCCATTCATGAGaaaag GGGCAGTGGGAGATTGGAAGAAACACTTCACCGTGGCTCAGAATGAGAGATTTGATGAAGATTACAAGAAGAAAATGGCTGATACCAGACTAACTTTCCACTTCCAATTCTAG